From Butyrivibrio proteoclasticus B316, the proteins below share one genomic window:
- a CDS encoding ParB/RepB/Spo0J family partition protein, whose product MKKDEIVVMNIPLDKIDGNPENDKLFSMRSVDHLAKIIDEEGYTTPIEVYKKKNGRYEITSGHRRYQAMKLLGQKEIPCYIHAGYKTEMEKDRKLLSSNIATRRLSPLEMANAISFYKQILKKENFKGNTRQKIAEYFNISESNVFRYEVLLKLIPELQEFCKKPQFPYSSLRQAASLTKEEQRQLYNELIRLEADTKNISEDEVEKDEIVFSRTRIEQIINGKIRAKENAKKQEELIDDDFPMPKPVEEDSNDLTDLIIKDDSEEVISIETIIENNLAEESSVNLTGFDQCITTLNEYRKSAKSIADKKAVLDKIAELKKALEKLEKSL is encoded by the coding sequence ATGAAAAAAGATGAAATTGTTGTAATGAACATCCCACTTGATAAGATCGATGGAAACCCTGAAAACGACAAGCTTTTTTCCATGAGGAGCGTTGACCATCTTGCAAAGATAATTGATGAAGAAGGCTATACAACGCCTATAGAAGTATACAAGAAAAAGAATGGCAGATATGAGATAACATCTGGACACAGACGTTATCAGGCCATGAAACTATTAGGCCAAAAAGAAATCCCATGTTATATCCATGCTGGATACAAAACAGAGATGGAAAAGGACAGAAAACTTCTTAGCAGTAATATTGCCACCAGAAGGCTTTCTCCACTCGAAATGGCCAACGCAATTAGCTTTTATAAGCAGATACTCAAAAAAGAGAATTTTAAGGGCAATACACGTCAAAAAATAGCAGAATACTTTAATATCTCCGAGTCAAATGTATTCCGCTATGAAGTTTTATTAAAACTTATCCCGGAGCTTCAGGAATTCTGTAAAAAACCTCAGTTCCCATATTCTTCTCTTCGCCAGGCTGCATCGCTCACAAAAGAAGAGCAAAGGCAGCTTTATAACGAGCTTATTAGACTTGAGGCAGATACCAAAAATATCAGCGAAGACGAAGTAGAAAAAGACGAGATAGTTTTCTCAAGAACAAGAATAGAGCAGATTATCAACGGAAAGATAAGAGCAAAGGAAAACGCTAAAAAGCAGGAAGAGCTGATTGATGATGATTTTCCAATGCCAAAGCCTGTAGAAGAAGATTCAAATGATTTGACAGATCTGATCATTAAAGACGATAGTGAAGAAGTTATAAGCATTGAAACTATCATCGAGAATAATCTAGCAGAAGAGAGCAGTGTTAATCTTACTGGATTTGACCAGTGCATTACAACCCTGAATGAATACCGAAAGAGTGCTAAGAGTATTGCAGATAAAAAAGCAGTACTTGATAAAATAGCTGAGTTAAAGAAAGCGCTTGAGAAACTAGAAAAAAGCTTATGA